The Fulvia fulva chromosome 11, complete sequence genome segment CTGGGAGGGACCCGGCTGTAGAGTGCGAGAAGGAAGAAGACGATGATGCTGCCTTTGAATTCGGTGGCGATCGTGTAGGCCGGTGGGTTGTAGACGAACCAGTGATCTTGCTGGCCGTGTCCGACGAAGGGGTTGATGAGGCGAGTGATCTCCCAGATCCAGCGCGATAGCTCTGCGAAGATGTTCGCCTCCGGTTCAGGAAATCCTAACTTCGGTGCAAGGCCAAAGGGAGCTTGCATCCAGAGTGCGAAGATGAGACTGAATGCTGCCGGCGGGATGAAGAGGCGGAAGGGACGACGGATGGTGGAGGATATAAGACTGGTATACGTCTTCTGCAGCTGGCCATCCCGCAATTTCTTCAGCGGTGAGATGGAGAGAACATATCCCGAAAGCACGAAAAAGATCGCAACCGCCGCATTCCCGCCCGTGAAGAAGACGCGGAAGAAGGGGAGTTGGAACAGGGAGTGAAGGCCATTGGGTCCCGCGCCGTAGCCGAAGAGAAGGTCGTCGCGCGGGTCGTAGAACCAGGAGAGGTGGTGGTAGAAGAAGACGAGGAATGCTGCTAGGCCTCGCAGTCCGGTGAGGAAGTCGGTATTTCGTGGAGATGATGTGGTGGTGGGAGAGTCTCGATGTAGTGCGGCGTCTTGATGCGAGGTGTTGAGGGGGTCTTCTGAAAGGATGTCCTGGTTATGCTGGGGGATGGTCTTTTCGTCGAAGTCGTCTAGTTCGACTTCAGGTCGGGAGGAAGATGAGGCCATTGGATCGTCATGGGCTTGGTGAGTATTGTCGTCCAGTCGTGGATGTTAGCAAGACATGATGGATTGGGGTTGATGTTCAAGAGATGGAGTCGCAATGCTTCGTCGTCCAGTTCTACGTGGCTGGACCGCGGTCGATTTCGTAGCGCGAACTCTAATAAGCCGCGAATCTTGCGCGTGAAGTCATTGCATGGAGATCGAGATGCTGAAGCTGTATTACATTGGGGCTGCCTCATATCTTTGCAGTGACCCAGATAAATTGCTATACGATTGGAGCGGGAGCCAACGATGTGATGTGAACTGAAAGACCATAACGAGCTCCATCAAGCAGGTGCTGATATAATGCACGTTCTGGTAAATATAGATAGCATGGTGTATTTCTGGTCACATTTTCAACATCATTCAGCATCGTTCTCTCTCATTCCTTGCTTCCTCTTCATCAATCATGACTGCTTCGACGCATCTTCTACGCGCCTCAGGATCTTCCGGAGTGACGGGCGAGGTCCCAGTCCGCCCTGCTCAGATATGGACCCCCGTCGGAACCCGGGACGCGGCATGTTGTCACACCAATGCGTCTGACATGTCGTGCATGGCTGTCTGCACAGTGCGCACCGTGTAGCTTCGCAATTCGAGACGTGGCAGATACTGCATGTCATGCTGGCCGAGAGTCTTGACCTGATGTTGAGAGAGGGGTCAATGTTAAGATCACGGAGAGGGGTTGATCTCGCTGCTTGTGCACAGCGGTTGTCGGTGAATGCTGGGGTATGCTCTCACGTGTTGTAGAGTTGCTGTTAGAAGGGATGTCTAGTTAGGGAGCAGAGTAAACCCTGATATGCTCTTATATGCTGCTGACTCCTCTCAGATGTGGCGGGAGTAGGTCTCGAGGACGATCCAAGGGTGAAACAAACTGGGAACGCAATGGTTCAGCGGGCCTCGAGGTACGGCAGTGTCTTGCATGATGTGAGC includes the following:
- a CDS encoding O-acetyltransferase PaAT-1, producing MASSSSRPEVELDDFDEKTIPQHNQDILSEDPLNTSHQDAALHRDSPTTTSSPRNTDFLTGLRGLAAFLVFFYHHLSWFYDPRDDLLFGYGAGPNGLHSLFQLPFFRVFFTGGNAAVAIFFVLSGYVLSISPLKKLRDGQLQKTYTSLISSTIRRPFRLFIPPAAFSLIFALWMQAPFGLAPKLGFPEPEANIFAELSRWIWEITRLINPFVGHGQQDHWFVYNPPAYTIATEFKGSIIVFFLLALYSRVPPSIRMALFIVTGLVCMGTYQWSTACFMWGVTLAMNDQELYDHTLLPRQISPLGKSVIHHISFLTGWLLLCQPAGIRELQVSSNTLGFGFLTSLIPKAYAENEYWRWWQSWGALLLVYGVLRISWLQHFFSTKALQYLGRISFSLYLIHMPMIWTLSDKVYRTFGRQVQPEITSWLDNLLVIPDFGIHGLTTRFLVSLAIIVPMNMAIAHVGTVFLDEPSVTVGRRIVTRLGIEGKR